Proteins encoded together in one Desulfomonilaceae bacterium window:
- a CDS encoding radical SAM protein, translated as MIRSIGRATRHFASPFLKRLITGAQTPTLSGYKITHRCNLKCVHCPYWKRDGRELDFEGVKKTLRALRDTGVKILIIEGGEPLLWRDGKKSLAHVAEYAKKLFPSVCMTTNGTLPFKGLEFDRVWVSLDGTGEIHDSVRGSGVFSKVWENLETQGEGGAYISFTISQLNKACAGKLVRKLKGRVAGITIQFYYPYNGLPDALFIAPEQRVPILDELIELKREGYPVANSFSSLRELKKARWTCFDGLLANAEPDGLVTKGCYLRNRGPSVCDRCGFSAHNEISLAFSGNLESIMTGLRIFF; from the coding sequence ATGATTAGAAGTATTGGCAGGGCGACGAGACACTTCGCCTCGCCGTTTCTGAAACGACTGATTACTGGAGCGCAAACCCCTACGCTTTCGGGTTACAAGATTACTCATCGCTGTAACCTGAAATGCGTTCATTGTCCTTACTGGAAACGCGATGGACGGGAACTTGATTTCGAGGGCGTGAAAAAGACTCTGAGAGCGCTGAGGGACACAGGGGTGAAAATACTGATAATTGAGGGCGGGGAGCCTCTCCTGTGGCGAGACGGCAAGAAGAGCCTCGCCCATGTGGCGGAATACGCGAAGAAACTGTTTCCTTCAGTCTGTATGACCACGAATGGCACATTGCCATTTAAGGGACTTGAGTTTGACCGGGTATGGGTGAGTCTGGACGGAACCGGGGAGATCCATGACAGCGTTCGAGGCTCAGGGGTGTTCTCAAAGGTATGGGAAAATCTGGAGACACAGGGAGAAGGCGGAGCTTATATAAGCTTCACGATCAGCCAGTTGAACAAAGCCTGCGCCGGTAAGCTGGTAAGGAAGCTCAAGGGCCGCGTGGCCGGGATCACGATCCAGTTCTACTATCCTTACAACGGGTTGCCGGACGCCCTGTTCATAGCCCCCGAGCAGCGGGTCCCCATACTTGATGAGCTGATTGAGTTAAAGCGGGAGGGATATCCGGTGGCCAATTCATTCAGCAGCCTCAGGGAACTGAAGAAGGCAAGATGGACTTGCTTCGATGGGTTGCTTGCCAACGCGGAGCCGGATGGGCTGGTCACCAAGGGGTGTTATCTTCGGAATCGGGGTCCGAGTGTCTGTGATAGGTGTGGGTTTAGCGCCCACAATGAGATTTCATTGGCGTTCAGCGGTAATCTTGAGTCTATAATGACAGGGCTGAGGATATTTTTTTAG
- the lptD gene encoding LPS assembly protein LptD: MRYSLRRILYSGSVAALMTTIVILAAAPGFAVTTELAPTEKSIPTSIIPGDLPVKMSAERLSYNHKTNTYTARGNVSLSQGNTRLRADSIVYEASNGELTATGGVIVRSASDVIEAEKVTINLKAATGVLFNGKLLLTRQHIYLEGKKLEKKGSSDYSVSEGSFTTCDGATPDWKITGKDLDVTLEGYGVLKHGFFYIKDIPVFYIPWLIYPAKRERQSGFLMPSTASSSMRGIDLRLPLFLNIAPSVDATIAPRFCSKRAAQVGLEFRYYPTEDLKGRFYGEYTYDWKYGPPADPAKNLFYATWRHDQDFSRTARLKTNLHWVSDRNYFDIWGGRFDKRLRVRYMESNAVMYRQTNNFLFQAEARYFDNLDLPDNARTVQNLPTLTATLFDRQAPYTPFYVSSSLSYDYFHAPIMNDAWLGARAQWDTRLSLPVAFGQYLKFDPSITYFARGYAADYYEHEKSVSSVNSVRTDLYQINTDMFTDIDKVYSGSMFGFQKVKHTIRPRVVWTYRPVHSREKYPYFDETDRMGEVSLLTGEIRQALVGRMAQGQYLDFASLSLSQGYDFHKTRTAEDPLGERSPLKSHWTNTQAEIAIRPHTLMDLRAQAEYDPVMNRARSYSINLGVMDHRGDTIQILHQFAEDELREDLNRQTNLNLQVRVTPALDLFVENQYTHQFDFAYFTSLGLNYHPQCWSLLLRYSESREQDPVTRKIKDMDQTVFLTVSLYGLGQVYRFTRDWSDMFGPATDSSSNLF, encoded by the coding sequence GTGAGATATAGTTTGCGGCGAATTCTTTATTCAGGCTCAGTAGCGGCGCTCATGACAACCATTGTCATACTGGCCGCTGCGCCCGGCTTTGCCGTAACGACAGAACTCGCGCCAACTGAAAAAAGTATCCCAACTTCGATAATACCGGGCGATCTTCCGGTAAAAATGTCCGCTGAACGCCTTTCATACAATCATAAGACAAATACGTACACCGCTCGAGGAAACGTCTCGCTGAGCCAGGGAAATACAAGGCTCAGAGCCGACAGCATCGTTTACGAAGCGAGTAATGGAGAACTCACAGCTACCGGAGGCGTTATAGTAAGATCCGCTTCCGATGTTATCGAAGCGGAAAAAGTCACGATAAATCTCAAGGCGGCTACTGGTGTGCTCTTCAATGGCAAGCTGCTCCTCACCCGCCAGCACATCTACCTCGAAGGCAAGAAACTCGAGAAAAAGGGGTCTTCAGACTACAGTGTCAGCGAAGGCAGCTTCACCACATGCGATGGAGCCACGCCTGACTGGAAGATTACCGGCAAGGATCTCGACGTCACTCTGGAAGGTTACGGCGTCCTCAAACACGGTTTCTTTTACATTAAGGATATACCCGTCTTCTACATACCCTGGCTCATATACCCGGCAAAACGTGAAAGACAGTCCGGCTTTCTCATGCCTTCAACCGCCAGCAGTTCCATGAGGGGCATTGATCTCCGACTGCCTCTTTTTCTGAACATTGCGCCGAGTGTCGACGCGACAATAGCGCCCAGATTCTGTTCAAAAAGGGCGGCTCAGGTTGGACTGGAATTTCGATATTACCCGACGGAGGATCTCAAGGGTCGATTTTATGGTGAATACACCTACGACTGGAAATACGGCCCTCCTGCTGATCCCGCGAAGAATCTTTTTTACGCTACCTGGCGTCACGATCAGGATTTTTCCAGGACCGCCAGATTAAAGACCAACCTGCACTGGGTTTCGGACAGGAATTATTTCGATATCTGGGGAGGACGCTTCGACAAAAGGCTCCGGGTCCGATACATGGAATCAAACGCTGTCATGTACCGCCAAACAAACAACTTCCTGTTTCAGGCTGAAGCCAGATATTTCGACAATCTCGACCTGCCCGATAACGCCCGAACCGTTCAGAACCTGCCTACCCTGACGGCTACCCTGTTTGACAGGCAGGCCCCTTACACACCTTTTTATGTTAGCTCCAGCTTAAGCTACGACTATTTTCACGCCCCTATTATGAATGACGCGTGGCTTGGAGCCCGTGCTCAATGGGATACAAGGCTCAGTCTCCCCGTGGCTTTCGGACAGTATTTAAAGTTCGACCCATCGATAACATATTTTGCTCGGGGCTACGCCGCTGATTATTATGAACACGAGAAGAGCGTGAGTTCCGTCAATTCCGTCCGGACTGACCTGTACCAGATAAACACAGACATGTTTACCGATATTGACAAGGTTTATTCAGGATCCATGTTCGGTTTTCAAAAGGTGAAGCATACTATCCGGCCCAGAGTCGTCTGGACCTACAGACCTGTACACAGCCGCGAGAAATACCCGTATTTTGACGAAACCGACCGTATGGGCGAGGTCAGCCTGCTTACTGGAGAAATAAGACAAGCTCTGGTTGGTCGTATGGCCCAAGGCCAGTACCTCGATTTTGCTTCACTGAGCTTATCTCAGGGATATGATTTCCATAAAACTCGTACAGCCGAAGATCCCCTGGGCGAACGCTCCCCTCTAAAGTCACATTGGACAAACACCCAGGCCGAAATAGCCATCAGGCCACACACACTAATGGATCTGAGAGCGCAGGCTGAGTACGATCCCGTTATGAACAGGGCCAGGAGCTATTCGATCAATCTTGGGGTGATGGATCATAGGGGAGACACTATACAGATCCTGCATCAGTTTGCTGAAGATGAGCTTAGGGAAGACCTTAACCGCCAGACTAACCTGAATCTTCAGGTTAGAGTTACTCCCGCTCTGGATTTGTTTGTGGAAAATCAGTACACGCATCAGTTTGATTTCGCCTATTTTACAAGCCTCGGCCTAAACTATCATCCCCAGTGCTGGAGCCTGCTGCTCAGATACTCCGAGTCCCGTGAACAGGATCCGGTAACCCGTAAAATCAAGGACATGGATCAAACTGTCTTCCTGACTGTTTCACTCTACGGATTGGGACAGGTCTACAGATTCACCCGTGATTGGAGCGACATGTTCGGGCCGGCCACGGACTCGAGTTCCAACTTGTTCTAG
- a CDS encoding folylpolyglutamate synthase/dihydrofolate synthase family protein gives MSQATAFSVDVDREYSKTIDFLYSFERFGILLGLDNISSLLSALGDPQNRFKSVHIAGSNGKGSTSSFINAIVSLSGYSTALYTSPHLNDFRERIRIHGRMISKEDMIKATEKIRPLHDPIRTTFFEYTTAIAFDRIAAAKPDLAVIEVGLGGRLDATNTITPLVSVITDISREHEDYLGSGIRAVATEKAGVIKSGVPVITGAGRKEARDVILSTARDLNSRILEFGRDFKGVRTTLDSFDYTSDELRLAGLRLAMAGAHQIKNASIAIRVAQELIAQGFKISEPAIREAVSKTQFPGRFELLRRNPDVIIDGAHTPEGMRLLKSALTKLYPSQRPLLLLGILKDKNVETLVHTIAPLARQVVCVAPHSDRSMEPEALAELVRAHGTPAQASDSIEKGFETLLSHAGKNDLIVAAGSLYMIGPVRRACGKNDE, from the coding sequence ATGTCACAGGCGACAGCGTTCTCTGTCGATGTAGACAGGGAATATTCCAAAACCATAGACTTTTTGTACAGCTTTGAACGTTTCGGTATCCTCTTGGGACTGGACAACATTTCTTCGTTGCTTTCCGCTTTGGGCGACCCCCAGAACCGTTTCAAATCAGTCCATATTGCCGGCAGCAACGGAAAAGGCTCCACTTCCTCATTCATAAACGCCATTGTCAGCCTGTCGGGTTATTCAACCGCCCTTTACACTTCACCGCATCTGAACGATTTCCGTGAGCGGATTCGAATCCACGGCCGCATGATCTCCAAAGAAGACATGATCAAAGCGACTGAAAAGATCAGACCTCTGCATGACCCGATAAGAACCACTTTCTTCGAATACACTACAGCCATAGCCTTCGATCGTATCGCAGCGGCAAAACCTGATCTCGCGGTGATAGAAGTCGGCCTGGGCGGACGGCTTGACGCCACCAACACCATCACTCCCCTGGTAAGCGTAATAACGGATATCTCCAGAGAACATGAAGACTACCTCGGTTCCGGAATCAGGGCTGTAGCGACTGAAAAGGCAGGCGTAATAAAGAGTGGCGTGCCCGTAATTACAGGCGCCGGCCGTAAGGAAGCTAGGGATGTCATCCTGTCTACCGCGCGGGATCTTAATTCCCGGATATTGGAGTTTGGCCGTGACTTCAAGGGTGTCAGGACCACTCTTGATTCCTTTGATTACACATCTGATGAACTTCGTCTCGCTGGATTGCGCCTGGCTATGGCCGGAGCCCATCAAATCAAGAACGCTTCCATCGCTATTCGCGTAGCCCAGGAATTGATAGCCCAGGGATTTAAAATTTCTGAACCCGCCATAAGAGAGGCTGTCTCTAAAACACAGTTCCCCGGCAGATTCGAATTATTGCGTCGGAATCCTGATGTCATCATAGACGGCGCCCACACTCCGGAAGGCATGAGATTACTGAAAAGCGCCCTAACTAAGCTTTATCCTTCACAACGCCCACTTTTACTCCTCGGTATTCTGAAAGATAAGAACGTGGAGACCCTTGTTCACACCATCGCTCCCTTAGCCAGGCAAGTTGTGTGCGTCGCTCCTCACAGTGATCGTAGTATGGAGCCTGAGGCTCTGGCGGAGCTTGTGAGGGCTCACGGGACTCCGGCGCAAGCCTCGGATTCCATTGAGAAAGGCTTCGAGACGTTGCTCTCCCATGCCGGAAAAAACGACTTGATTGTCGCGGCCGGCTCTTTATATATGATAGGCCCGGTCCGTAGGGCCTGCGGGAAAAACGACGAGTGA